The following coding sequences are from one Cervus canadensis isolate Bull #8, Minnesota chromosome 4, ASM1932006v1, whole genome shotgun sequence window:
- the PLIN4 gene encoding perilipin-4 isoform X4 — MSARDGGQDPPKPKGKTLGSFFGSLPGFSAARNLVANAHSSAREAQPAAETAGAPAEEATQPQAQAPTDPEQTARGLEKTLLPSDKMISGAKDLVSSQMARTKDALSTGMASIVDTAKGVVQGGLGMTQSTLTVTKDAVASGATGAVGVAKGALQTGIDTTKTVVTGTKDVVSTGLTGAMGVAKGAVQTGMDTTKTVLTGAKDTVSTGLTGAVNMAKGTVQTGMDTTKTVLTGTKDTMSTGLTGAMGMAKGAVQTGMDTTKTVLTGTKDVVSTGLTGAMGMAKGAVQTGMDTTKTVLTGAKDTMSTGLTGAMGMAKGTVQTGMDTTKTVLTGTKDVVSTGLTGAMGMAKGAVQTGMDTTKTVLTGAKDTVSTGLTGAMGMAKGTVQTGMDTTKTVLTGTKDVVSTGLTGAMGMAKGAVQTGMDTTKTVLTGAKDTMSTGLSGAMGVAKGTVQTGMDTTKTVLTGTKDVVSTGLTGAVNMAKGTVQTGMDTTKTTVLTGTKDVVSTGLTGAVNMAKGTVQTGMDTTKTVLTGAKDTMSTGLTGAMGVAKGAVQTGMDTTKTVLTGTKDIVSSGLTGAVNMAKGTVQTGMDTTKTVLTGTKDVVSTGLTGAVNMAKGTVQTGMDTTKTVLTGAKDTMSTGLSGAMGVAKGAVQTGMDTTKTVLTGTKDVVSTGLTGAMGVAKGAVQTGMDTTKTVLTGTKDTMSTGLTGAMGVARGAVQTGMDTTKTVLTGTKDVVSSGLTGAVNMAKGTVQTGMDTTKTVLTGTKDVVSSGLTGAMGMAKGTVQTGMDTTKTVLTGTKDVVSTGLTGAVNMAKGTVQTGMDTTKTVLTGAKDTMSTGLTGAMGVAKGTVQTGMDTTKTVLTGTKDVVSTGLTGAMGVAKGAVQTGMDTTKTVLTGAKDTMSTGLTGAMGVAKGAVQTGMDTTNTVLTGTKDVLSTGLTGAVNMAKGTVQTGMDTTKTVLTDAKDTMSTGLSGAMGVAKGAVQTGMDTTKTVLTGTKDVVSTGLTGAMGVAKGGVQTGMDTTKTVLTGAKDTVSTGLTGAMGVAKGAVQTGMDTTKTVLTGTKDIVSTSITGAMGVAKGAIQVGIDTTKSVLTGTKDVLSTSITGAMDVAKEAVQIGVDTTTSILTGTKDVLSTSITGAMDVAKEAVQIGVDTTTSILTGTKDVLSTSITGATDVGKEAIQTGMDTTMTILTGTKSAMSSGLSSVGHLAQEGMHTGVGIIPNRLPDSKAATSVGLASSRAPDEGEQTIPRPPQAQLSDHGPLSAEAMFSQEATLGKVDAAPGATTHGQEGAQGFAALRNELEELGELFQPMSAEEQAQLFATQPRQREVTADQGSYFVRLGDVAPGFRQRAFEHALSHLQHGEFQARDALAQLEDVFREIEEAQQALVGDASSQTEEATAREVPATGALSRACDLVQQLHVAYSRLASGLQGLPTELQWQLQQARHSICELYGVVSSAATVAELPVKRLAESRQGVGQSWRGLEQVLRSVQQGPPLGWLVGPFALPANGQPL, encoded by the exons CGCCCACTGACCCGGAGCAGACGGCCAGGGGGTTAGAGAAGACGCTGCTGCCTTCAGACAAG ATGATCTCCGGGGCAAAGGACCTGGTGTCCTCCCAGATGGCCAGGACCAAGGATGCTCTCTCCACAGGGATGGCTAGCATCGTGGACACGGCTAAAGGTGTGgtccagggaggcctggggatGACCCAATCCACGCTGACAGTCACCAAGGATGCTGTGGCCAGTGGGGCAACTGGGGCAGTGGGTGTGGCCAAAGGGGCCCTACAGACCGGTATAGACACCACCAAGACAGTAGTAACAGGCACCAAAGATGTTGTGTCCACTGGGCTCACTGGAGCCATGGGAGTGGCCAAGGGGGCCGTCCAGACTGGCATGGACACCACCAAGACTGTCCTGACTGGCGCCAAAGACACCGTGTCCACTGGGCTCACGGGGGCAGTGAACATGGCCAAGGGCACAGTCCAGACAGGCATGGACACCACCAAAACCGTCCTGACAGGCACCAAAGACACCATGTCCACTGGGCTCACTGGAGCCATGGGTATGGCCAAGGGGGCTGTCCAGACTGGCATGGACACCACCAAGACCGTCTTGACAGGCACCAAAGATGTTGTGTCCACTGGACTCACTGGAGCAATGGGTATGGCCAAGGGGGCTGTCCAGACTGGCATGGACACCACCAAGACCGTCTTGACTGGCGCCAAAGACACCATGTCCACTGGGCTCACTGGAGCCATGGGTATGGCCAAGGGTACAGTCCAGACTGGCATGGACACCACCAAGACCGTCTTGACTGGCACCAAAGACGTTGTGTCCACTGGGCTCACTGGAGCAATGGGTATGGCCAAGGGGGCCGTCCAGACTGGCATGGACACCACCAAGACCGTCTTGACTGGTGCCAAAGACACTGTGTCCACTGGGCTCACTGGAGCAATGGGTATGGCCAAGGGTACAGTCCAGACTGGTATGGACACAACCAAGACTGTCTTGACTGGCACCAAAGATGTTGTGTCCACTGGACTCACTGGAGCAATGGGTATGGCCAAGGGGGCCGTCCAGACTGGCATGGACACCACCAAGACTGTCCTGACTGGCGCCAAAGACACCATGTCCACTGGGCTCAGTGGAGCCATGGGTGTGGCCAAGGGCACAGTCCAGACAGGCATGGACACCACCAAGACCGTCCTGACAGGCACCAAAGATGTTGTGTCCACTGGACTCACTGGAGCAGTGAACATGGCCAAGGGCACAGTTCAGACTGGCATGGACACCACCAAGACC ACCGTCTTGACTGGCACCAAAGATGTTGTGTCCACTGGGCTCACTGGAGCAGTGAACATGGCCAAGGGCACAGTTCAGACTGGCATGGACACCACCAAGACCGTCTTGACTGGCGCCAAAGACACCATGTCCACTGGGCTCACTGGAGCAATGGGAGTGGCCAAGGGGGCTGTCCAGACTGGCATGGACACCACCAAGACCGTCTTGACTGGCACCAAAGATATTGTCTCCTCTGGGCTCACTGGAGCAGTGAACATGGCCAAGGGCACAGTCCAGACAGGCATGGACACCACCAAGACTGTCCTGACAGGCACCAAAGATGTTGTGTCCACTGGGCTCACTGGAGCAGTGAACATGGCCAAGGGCACAGTTCAGACTGGCATGGACACCACCAAGACCGTCTTGACTGGCGCCAAAGACACCATGTCCACTGGGCTCAGTGGAGCAATGGGAGTGGCCAAGGGGGCCGTCCAGACTGGCATGGACACCACCAAGACCGTCTTGACTGGCACCAAAGATGTTGTCTCCACTGGGCTCACTGGAGCCATGGGAGTGGCCAAGGGAGCTGTCCAGACTGGCATGGACACCACCAAAACCGTCTTGACTGGCACCAAAGACACCATGTCCACTGGGCTCACTGGAGCCATGGGTGTGGCCAGGGGGGCCGTCCAGACTGGCATGGACACCACCAAGACCGTCCTGACTGGCACCAAAGATGTTGTCTCCTCGGGGCTCACTGGGGCAGTGAACATGGCCAAGGGCACAGTTCAGACTGGCATGGACACCACCAAGACTGTCCTGACTGGCACCAAAGATGTTGTCTCCTCTGGGCTCACTGGAGCCATGGGTATGGCCAAGGGCACAGTCCAGACAGGCATGGACACCACCAAGACCGTCCTGACAGGCACCAAAGATGTTGTGTCCACTGGACTCACTGGAGCAGTGAACATGGCCAAGGGCACAGTTCAGACTGGCATGGACACCACCAAGACCGTCTTGACTGGCGCCAAAGACACCATGTCCACTGGGCTCACTGGAGCAATGGGAGTGGCCAAGGGTACAGTCCAGACTGGCATGGATACCACCAAGACCGTCTTGACAGGCACCAAAGATGTTGTGTCCACTGGACTCACTGGAGCCATGGGAGTGGCCAAGGGGGCTGTCCAGACTGGCATGGACACCACCAAAACTGTCTTAACTGGTGCCAAAGACACCATGTCCACTGGGCTCACTGGAGCCATGGGTGTGGCCAAGGGGGCTGTCCAGACTGGCATGGACACCACCAATACTGTCCTGACTGGCACCAAAGATGTTTTGTCCACTGGGCTCACTGGGGCAGTGAACATGGCCAAGGGCACAGTTCAGACTGGCATGGACACCACCAAGACTGTCTTGACTGATGCCAAAGACACCATGTCCACTGGGCTCAGTGGAGCAATGGGAGTGGCCAAGGGGGCCGTCCAGACTGGCATGGACACCACCAAGACTGTCTTGACTGGCACCAAAGATGTTGTCTCCACTGGGCTCACTGGAGCAATGGGTGTGGCCAAGGGGGGTGTCCAGACTGGCATGGATACCACCAAGACTGTCTTGACTGGTGCCAAAGACACTGTGTCCACTGGGCTCACTGGAGCCATGGGAGTGGCCAAGGGGGCCGTCCAGACTGGCATGGACACCACCAAGACCGTCCTGACTGGCACCAAAGATATCGTGTCTACTTCAATCACTGGGGCAATGGGTGTGGCCAAGGGGGCTATTCAGGTTGGCATCGACACCACCAAGTCCGTCTTGACTGGCACCAAAGATGTTCTGTCTACTTCAATCACTGGAGCAATGGATGTGGCCAAGGAGGCAGTCCAGATTGGCGTGGACACCACCACGTCCATCTTGACTGGCACCAAAGATGTTCTGTCTACTTCAATCACTGGAGCAATGGATGTGGCCAAGGAGGCAGTCCAGATTGGTGTGGACACCACCACATCCATCTTGACTGGCACCAAAGATGTTCTGTCTACTTCAATCACTGGAGCAACAGATGTGGGCAAGGAGGCCATCCAGACTGGTATGGACACTACCATGACCATCTTGACTGGCACCAAAAGTGCCATGTCCTCTGGGCTCAGCAGTGTAGGGCACCTAGCCCAAGAAGGTATGCACACTGGGGTGGGCATCATCCCAAACAGGTTACCTGACTCCAAGGCTGCCACCTCAGTTGGACTTGCCAGTTCCAGGGCCCCAGATGAAGGAGAACAAACCATCCCAAGACCCCCTCAGGCTCAGCTCAGCGACCATGGACCTCTGTCAGCTGAGGCCATGTTCAGCCAAGAGGCCACCCTGGGCAAGGTGGATGCTGCTCCCGGGGCCACCACTCATGGCCAAGAGGGAGCCCAGGGCTTTGCAGCACTCCGGAATGAGCTGGAGGAGCTGGGAGAGCTCTTCCAGCCCATGAGCGCCGAGGAACAAG CTCAGCTGTTTGCTACCCAGCCCAGGCAGAGGGAGGTCACGGCTGACCAGGGCAGCTACTTTGTGCGTCTGGGTGACGTGGCCCCCGGCTTCCGCCAGCGGGCTTTCGAGCATGCCCTCAGCCACCTGCAGCATGGTGAGTTCCAGGCACGGGACGCGCTGGCCCAGCTTGAGGATGTCTTCAGGGAG ATCGAGGAGGCCCAGCAGGCTCTGGTCGGGGATGCAAGCAGCCAAACAGAGGAAGCCACTGCTAGGGAG GTGCCGGCCACTGGGGCTCTGTCTAGGGCCTGTGACCTCGTCCAGCAGCTCCACGTGGCCTACAGCCGCCTGGCCTCCGGCCTCCAGGGCCTCCCCACGGAGCTTCAGTGGCAGCTCCAGCAGGCGCGGCACAGCATCTGTGAGCTCTATGGTGTGGTCTCCTCAGCCGCCACGGTGGCGGAGCTGCCAGTCAAGCGGCTGGCCGAGAGCCGCCAGGGTGTGGGGCAGTCGTGGCGGGGCCTGGAGCAGGTGCTGCGGAGCGTGCAGCAAGGCCCTCCGCTTGGCTGGCTGGTGGGGCCCTTCGCCCTGCCCGCCAATGGGCAGCCGCTGTAG
- the PLIN4 gene encoding perilipin-4 isoform X1 produces the protein MSARDGGQDPPKPKGKTLGSFFGSLPGFSAARNLVANAHSSAREAQPAAETAGAPAEEATQPQAQAPTDPEQTARGLEKTLLPSDKMISGAKDLVSSQMARTKDALSTGMASIVDTAKGVVQGGLGMTQSTLTVTKDAVASGATGAVGVAKGALQTGIDTTKTVVTGTKDVVSTGLTGAMGVAKGAVQTGMDTTKTVLTGAKDTVSTGLTGAVNMAKGTVQTGMDTTKTVLTGTKDTMSTGLTGAMGMAKGAVQTGMDTTKTVLTGTKDVVSTGLTGAMGMAKGAVQTGMDTTKTVLTGAKDTMSTGLTGAMGMAKGTVQTGMDTTKTVLTGTKDVVSTGLTGAMGMAKGAVQTGMDTTKTVLTGAKDTVSTGLTGAMGMAKGTVQTGMDTTKTVLTGTKDVVSTGLTGAMGMAKGAVQTGMDTTKTVLTGAKDTMSTGLSGAMGVAKGTVQTGMDTTKTVLTGTKDVVSTGLTGAVNMAKGTVQTGMDTTKTVLTGAKDTMSTGLTGAMGVAKGAVQTGMDTTKTVLTGTKDVVSTGLTGAVNMAKGTVQTGMDTTKTVLTGAKDTMSTGLSGAMGVAKGAVQTGMDTTKTVLTGTKDVVSTGLTGAMGVAKGAVQTGMDTTKTVLTGTKDTMSTGLTGAMGVARGAVQTGMDTTKTVLTGTKDVVSSGLTGAVNMAKGTVQTGMDTTKTVLTGTKDVVSSGLTGAMGMAKGTVQTGMDTTKTVLTGTKDVVSTGLTGAVNMAKGTVQTGMDTTKTVLTGAKDTMSTGLTGAMGVAKGTVQTGMDTTKTVLTGTKDVVSTGLTGAMGVAKGAVQTGMDTTKTVLTGAKDTMSTGLTGAMGVAKGAVQTGMDTTNTVLTGTKDVLSTGLTGAVNMAKGTVQTGMDTTKTVLTDAKDTMSTGLSGAMGVAKGAVQTGMDTTKTVLTGTKDVVSTGLTGAMGVAKGGVQTGMDTTKTVLTGAKDTVSTGLTGAMGVAKGAVQTGMDTTKTVLTGTKDIVSTSITGAMGVAKGAIQVGIDTTKSVLTGTKDVLSTSITGAMDVAKEAVQIGVDTTTSILTGTKDVLSTSITGAMDVAKEAVQIGVDTTTSILTGTKDVLSTSITGATDVGKEAIQTGMDTTMTILTGTKSAMSSGLSSVGHLAQEGMHTGVGIIPNRLPDSKAATSVGLASSRAPDEGEQTIPRPPQAQLSDHGPLSAEAMFSQEATLGKVDAAPGATTHGQEGAQGFAALRNELEELGELFQPMSAEEQAQLFATQPRQREVTADQGSYFVRLGDVAPGFRQRAFEHALSHLQHGEFQARDALAQLEDVFREIEEAQQALVGDASSQTEEATAREVPATGALSRACDLVQQLHVAYSRLASGLQGLPTELQWQLQQARHSICELYGVVSSAATVAELPVKRLAESRQGVGQSWRGLEQVLRSVQQGPPLGWLVGPFALPANGQPL, from the exons CGCCCACTGACCCGGAGCAGACGGCCAGGGGGTTAGAGAAGACGCTGCTGCCTTCAGACAAG ATGATCTCCGGGGCAAAGGACCTGGTGTCCTCCCAGATGGCCAGGACCAAGGATGCTCTCTCCACAGGGATGGCTAGCATCGTGGACACGGCTAAAGGTGTGgtccagggaggcctggggatGACCCAATCCACGCTGACAGTCACCAAGGATGCTGTGGCCAGTGGGGCAACTGGGGCAGTGGGTGTGGCCAAAGGGGCCCTACAGACCGGTATAGACACCACCAAGACAGTAGTAACAGGCACCAAAGATGTTGTGTCCACTGGGCTCACTGGAGCCATGGGAGTGGCCAAGGGGGCCGTCCAGACTGGCATGGACACCACCAAGACTGTCCTGACTGGCGCCAAAGACACCGTGTCCACTGGGCTCACGGGGGCAGTGAACATGGCCAAGGGCACAGTCCAGACAGGCATGGACACCACCAAAACCGTCCTGACAGGCACCAAAGACACCATGTCCACTGGGCTCACTGGAGCCATGGGTATGGCCAAGGGGGCTGTCCAGACTGGCATGGACACCACCAAGACCGTCTTGACAGGCACCAAAGATGTTGTGTCCACTGGACTCACTGGAGCAATGGGTATGGCCAAGGGGGCTGTCCAGACTGGCATGGACACCACCAAGACCGTCTTGACTGGCGCCAAAGACACCATGTCCACTGGGCTCACTGGAGCCATGGGTATGGCCAAGGGTACAGTCCAGACTGGCATGGACACCACCAAGACCGTCTTGACTGGCACCAAAGACGTTGTGTCCACTGGGCTCACTGGAGCAATGGGTATGGCCAAGGGGGCCGTCCAGACTGGCATGGACACCACCAAGACCGTCTTGACTGGTGCCAAAGACACTGTGTCCACTGGGCTCACTGGAGCAATGGGTATGGCCAAGGGTACAGTCCAGACTGGTATGGACACAACCAAGACTGTCTTGACTGGCACCAAAGATGTTGTGTCCACTGGACTCACTGGAGCAATGGGTATGGCCAAGGGGGCCGTCCAGACTGGCATGGACACCACCAAGACTGTCCTGACTGGCGCCAAAGACACCATGTCCACTGGGCTCAGTGGAGCCATGGGTGTGGCCAAGGGCACAGTCCAGACAGGCATGGACACCACCAAGACCGTCCTGACAGGCACCAAAGATGTTGTGTCCACTGGACTCACTGGAGCAGTGAACATGGCCAAGGGCACAGTTCAGACTGGCATGGACACCACCAAGACCGTCTTGACTGGCGCCAAAGACACCATGTCCACTGGGCTCACTGGAGCAATGGGAGTGGCCAAGGGGGCTGTCCAGACTG GCATGGACACCACCAAGACTGTCCTGACAGGCACCAAAGATGTTGTGTCCACTGGGCTCACTGGAGCAGTGAACATGGCCAAGGGCACAGTTCAGACTGGCATGGACACCACCAAGACCGTCTTGACTGGCGCCAAAGACACCATGTCCACTGGGCTCAGTGGAGCAATGGGAGTGGCCAAGGGGGCCGTCCAGACTGGCATGGACACCACCAAGACCGTCTTGACTGGCACCAAAGATGTTGTCTCCACTGGGCTCACTGGAGCCATGGGAGTGGCCAAGGGAGCTGTCCAGACTGGCATGGACACCACCAAAACCGTCTTGACTGGCACCAAAGACACCATGTCCACTGGGCTCACTGGAGCCATGGGTGTGGCCAGGGGGGCCGTCCAGACTGGCATGGACACCACCAAGACCGTCCTGACTGGCACCAAAGATGTTGTCTCCTCGGGGCTCACTGGGGCAGTGAACATGGCCAAGGGCACAGTTCAGACTGGCATGGACACCACCAAGACTGTCCTGACTGGCACCAAAGATGTTGTCTCCTCTGGGCTCACTGGAGCCATGGGTATGGCCAAGGGCACAGTCCAGACAGGCATGGACACCACCAAGACCGTCCTGACAGGCACCAAAGATGTTGTGTCCACTGGACTCACTGGAGCAGTGAACATGGCCAAGGGCACAGTTCAGACTGGCATGGACACCACCAAGACCGTCTTGACTGGCGCCAAAGACACCATGTCCACTGGGCTCACTGGAGCAATGGGAGTGGCCAAGGGTACAGTCCAGACTGGCATGGATACCACCAAGACCGTCTTGACAGGCACCAAAGATGTTGTGTCCACTGGACTCACTGGAGCCATGGGAGTGGCCAAGGGGGCTGTCCAGACTGGCATGGACACCACCAAAACTGTCTTAACTGGTGCCAAAGACACCATGTCCACTGGGCTCACTGGAGCCATGGGTGTGGCCAAGGGGGCTGTCCAGACTGGCATGGACACCACCAATACTGTCCTGACTGGCACCAAAGATGTTTTGTCCACTGGGCTCACTGGGGCAGTGAACATGGCCAAGGGCACAGTTCAGACTGGCATGGACACCACCAAGACTGTCTTGACTGATGCCAAAGACACCATGTCCACTGGGCTCAGTGGAGCAATGGGAGTGGCCAAGGGGGCCGTCCAGACTGGCATGGACACCACCAAGACTGTCTTGACTGGCACCAAAGATGTTGTCTCCACTGGGCTCACTGGAGCAATGGGTGTGGCCAAGGGGGGTGTCCAGACTGGCATGGATACCACCAAGACTGTCTTGACTGGTGCCAAAGACACTGTGTCCACTGGGCTCACTGGAGCCATGGGAGTGGCCAAGGGGGCCGTCCAGACTGGCATGGACACCACCAAGACCGTCCTGACTGGCACCAAAGATATCGTGTCTACTTCAATCACTGGGGCAATGGGTGTGGCCAAGGGGGCTATTCAGGTTGGCATCGACACCACCAAGTCCGTCTTGACTGGCACCAAAGATGTTCTGTCTACTTCAATCACTGGAGCAATGGATGTGGCCAAGGAGGCAGTCCAGATTGGCGTGGACACCACCACGTCCATCTTGACTGGCACCAAAGATGTTCTGTCTACTTCAATCACTGGAGCAATGGATGTGGCCAAGGAGGCAGTCCAGATTGGTGTGGACACCACCACATCCATCTTGACTGGCACCAAAGATGTTCTGTCTACTTCAATCACTGGAGCAACAGATGTGGGCAAGGAGGCCATCCAGACTGGTATGGACACTACCATGACCATCTTGACTGGCACCAAAAGTGCCATGTCCTCTGGGCTCAGCAGTGTAGGGCACCTAGCCCAAGAAGGTATGCACACTGGGGTGGGCATCATCCCAAACAGGTTACCTGACTCCAAGGCTGCCACCTCAGTTGGACTTGCCAGTTCCAGGGCCCCAGATGAAGGAGAACAAACCATCCCAAGACCCCCTCAGGCTCAGCTCAGCGACCATGGACCTCTGTCAGCTGAGGCCATGTTCAGCCAAGAGGCCACCCTGGGCAAGGTGGATGCTGCTCCCGGGGCCACCACTCATGGCCAAGAGGGAGCCCAGGGCTTTGCAGCACTCCGGAATGAGCTGGAGGAGCTGGGAGAGCTCTTCCAGCCCATGAGCGCCGAGGAACAAG CTCAGCTGTTTGCTACCCAGCCCAGGCAGAGGGAGGTCACGGCTGACCAGGGCAGCTACTTTGTGCGTCTGGGTGACGTGGCCCCCGGCTTCCGCCAGCGGGCTTTCGAGCATGCCCTCAGCCACCTGCAGCATGGTGAGTTCCAGGCACGGGACGCGCTGGCCCAGCTTGAGGATGTCTTCAGGGAG ATCGAGGAGGCCCAGCAGGCTCTGGTCGGGGATGCAAGCAGCCAAACAGAGGAAGCCACTGCTAGGGAG GTGCCGGCCACTGGGGCTCTGTCTAGGGCCTGTGACCTCGTCCAGCAGCTCCACGTGGCCTACAGCCGCCTGGCCTCCGGCCTCCAGGGCCTCCCCACGGAGCTTCAGTGGCAGCTCCAGCAGGCGCGGCACAGCATCTGTGAGCTCTATGGTGTGGTCTCCTCAGCCGCCACGGTGGCGGAGCTGCCAGTCAAGCGGCTGGCCGAGAGCCGCCAGGGTGTGGGGCAGTCGTGGCGGGGCCTGGAGCAGGTGCTGCGGAGCGTGCAGCAAGGCCCTCCGCTTGGCTGGCTGGTGGGGCCCTTCGCCCTGCCCGCCAATGGGCAGCCGCTGTAG